In Polyangiaceae bacterium, one genomic interval encodes:
- the mnmA gene encoding tRNA 2-thiouridine(34) synthase MnmA, whose product MSGGVDSSVAAARLCDAGYDVIGVTLHLWDYPDDRSERGRCCAPEDQHDARRAADHLGIPHFTFDRRELFKSHVVDPFVEAYVEGRTPSPCIACNRSVKMRELFPLAARLGADQIATGHYARTVTGSDGKTRLFRGKDRVKDQSYFLHMLRQDELTKLVLPLGDATKEEVRAEAIARRLPRADKGESQELCFVPNGRYGAFVADRAGQERVRPGPIVDDRGRVVGQHDGVHLFTIGQRKGIGVALGRPAFVVGIDPDDATVKLGDERALYATGALLRDGAWSEDVVFPLDADVRVRARHEGQRATIERSVDPSTGIEVFVARFHQPVKAVSPGQIAVAYDGERVYGGALITAALHDDGSGAA is encoded by the coding sequence ATGAGCGGAGGAGTCGACTCGTCCGTCGCTGCCGCTCGCCTTTGTGATGCAGGTTATGACGTCATCGGCGTCACCCTGCATCTATGGGATTACCCCGACGATCGCAGCGAGCGCGGGCGGTGCTGTGCTCCAGAAGACCAGCACGACGCGCGCCGCGCCGCCGATCACCTGGGCATCCCGCATTTCACGTTCGATCGCCGCGAGCTGTTCAAGTCGCACGTCGTCGATCCGTTCGTCGAAGCGTACGTCGAGGGGCGAACGCCCAGTCCCTGCATCGCGTGCAATCGTTCCGTGAAGATGCGCGAGCTCTTTCCGCTCGCAGCACGCCTTGGGGCCGACCAAATCGCGACGGGTCATTACGCGCGAACGGTGACGGGTTCGGACGGAAAAACGCGACTTTTTCGCGGCAAAGATCGCGTGAAGGATCAAAGCTATTTTTTGCACATGTTGCGTCAGGACGAACTGACGAAGCTCGTGCTGCCTCTTGGCGACGCGACCAAGGAAGAGGTGCGAGCCGAAGCCATCGCGCGACGTTTGCCTCGCGCGGACAAAGGGGAAAGCCAGGAGCTTTGTTTCGTGCCGAATGGACGTTACGGAGCGTTCGTCGCTGATCGCGCGGGCCAAGAGCGCGTTCGCCCGGGTCCCATCGTCGACGATCGAGGTCGGGTCGTTGGGCAGCACGATGGGGTGCATCTGTTCACGATTGGTCAACGCAAAGGCATTGGCGTGGCGCTCGGGCGCCCTGCATTCGTCGTAGGCATCGATCCTGACGACGCCACCGTGAAGCTCGGTGACGAGCGCGCGCTTTATGCAACGGGTGCTCTGCTTCGAGACGGCGCGTGGAGCGAGGACGTGGTTTTTCCTTTGGACGCGGACGTTCGTGTGCGCGCGCGTCACGAGGGGCAACGCGCGACGATCGAGCGCAGCGTGGATCCGTCGACCGGAATCGAAGTCTTCGTGGCGCGGTTTCATCAGCCTGTGAAGGCGGTTTCTCCAGGGCAGATCGCGGTCGCCTACGATGGCGAACGTGTTTACGGAGGCGCGCTGATCACGGCGGCCCTTCACGACGACGGGAGCGGAGCGGCATGA
- a CDS encoding CPBP family intramembrane metalloprotease, with protein MQGRWTRTGRSAAVWRIAAAYALLACFAGALAFVLRDGAPWVHPDPWMSATPLTATLTSALCGIGTAAIVVVSTRVAVGRFAWAQRLHAELRPVAQDLTVGQIFLLAGLSSLGEEILFRGLMTPALGVIGSSVLFGVLHQVRGPSRWVWIAWATAVGLVLGTIFAATGSLVGPLLAHAVVNAVNLGYLRDHDPEANGRAERVV; from the coding sequence ATGCAGGGACGTTGGACCCGGACGGGCCGAAGCGCAGCCGTTTGGCGAATCGCCGCGGCGTACGCGCTTCTTGCTTGTTTTGCCGGCGCGCTGGCGTTCGTGCTGCGCGACGGCGCGCCATGGGTGCATCCGGACCCGTGGATGTCCGCGACCCCTCTCACGGCGACCCTGACGAGCGCGCTTTGCGGCATCGGGACAGCGGCCATCGTCGTGGTATCGACGCGTGTCGCCGTCGGACGTTTCGCATGGGCACAAAGGCTGCACGCCGAGCTTCGCCCCGTCGCGCAAGACCTGACGGTTGGACAAATTTTCCTTCTGGCTGGCCTTTCGAGCCTCGGGGAAGAAATTCTTTTTCGCGGCCTCATGACGCCCGCCCTTGGCGTCATTGGGTCATCGGTGCTTTTTGGTGTGCTGCACCAAGTTCGAGGCCCCAGTCGCTGGGTTTGGATTGCTTGGGCTACGGCGGTCGGGCTCGTGCTCGGGACGATCTTCGCGGCAACCGGATCGCTCGTCGGGCCGCTTTTGGCCCATGCCGTCGTGAATGCCGTCAACCTCGGATACTTGCGGGATCACGACCCCGAGGCAAACGGCCGCGCCGAGCGCGTGGTTTGA